From Synoicihabitans lomoniglobus, the proteins below share one genomic window:
- a CDS encoding metallophosphoesterase family protein, which translates to MNFTTTEQANLEQKGLTLQAHAEVGGQISDSHWIPLVESEQLLIDLMSGDPPAPDAPGHIELSWVLYTLNHDLPPNLQWLVDVLRRLGMPPSRIQPADWQKWMTQLAGAGVLYGDGTLLAVAPYAQLDPGWLLSAIDYFILKNVHWPIGLHPFANKPKRLQLTQPTSLKIAVLGDCGTGPYQDGNLANSPSQLVFDQIKSLSPDIIIHLGDVYYSGTAAEETKKLVNCWPTAGLGNFTMNSNHEMYDGANGLFKTALGSPAFGDQQKTTYFSVEWGDWLIVGLDSAYYDPSSFFMTGALTDPAQKAFLQQAMATGKKVILMTHHCGMNVTGSATTPLWQNVSDALGGHMPAYWYWGHEHNGIVYGPGAACGDKIECRCLGNAAIPIGNSSWLQAANKSAVRFYTDAPLDQPTPPQALRVKNGFALLELSHSGLTETWYYQDGTQAWQS; encoded by the coding sequence ATGAACTTCACCACCACTGAACAGGCGAACCTCGAACAAAAAGGGCTGACCCTCCAGGCCCACGCCGAAGTCGGCGGCCAAATCTCAGACTCCCACTGGATTCCCTTGGTCGAATCGGAACAGTTGCTCATCGACCTCATGAGCGGCGATCCACCCGCTCCGGACGCCCCCGGCCACATCGAACTGAGTTGGGTGCTTTATACCCTCAATCATGACCTGCCGCCCAACCTGCAGTGGCTGGTCGACGTGCTTCGTCGGTTGGGCATGCCGCCCAGCCGAATCCAGCCCGCCGATTGGCAAAAATGGATGACCCAACTCGCCGGAGCCGGCGTGCTGTATGGCGACGGCACCCTGCTCGCAGTCGCGCCCTATGCACAGCTGGACCCCGGTTGGCTGCTCTCGGCGATCGACTATTTCATTCTCAAAAACGTGCATTGGCCCATCGGGCTGCATCCCTTTGCCAACAAGCCCAAACGACTCCAACTCACGCAACCCACCAGCCTGAAAATCGCGGTGCTGGGTGACTGTGGCACGGGGCCCTACCAAGATGGTAATTTGGCGAATAGTCCCTCGCAGCTCGTCTTCGATCAAATCAAGTCCCTGTCACCGGATATCATCATCCATCTGGGCGACGTCTATTACTCCGGCACCGCGGCGGAGGAGACCAAGAAACTGGTCAATTGCTGGCCGACCGCCGGGCTTGGGAATTTCACCATGAATTCCAACCACGAGATGTATGACGGTGCGAACGGATTGTTTAAAACCGCGCTCGGCAGCCCCGCGTTTGGCGACCAGCAAAAGACCACCTACTTCTCGGTCGAATGGGGCGATTGGTTGATCGTCGGATTGGATTCGGCTTACTACGATCCGAGCAGTTTCTTCATGACCGGCGCGCTCACCGATCCCGCGCAAAAAGCCTTTTTGCAACAAGCCATGGCCACCGGTAAAAAGGTCATCCTCATGACCCACCATTGCGGCATGAACGTCACCGGCAGCGCCACGACCCCGCTCTGGCAAAACGTTTCCGACGCCCTCGGCGGCCACATGCCCGCCTACTGGTATTGGGGGCACGAACACAACGGCATCGTCTACGGACCGGGTGCCGCCTGCGGCGACAAGATCGAGTGCCGCTGCCTCGGCAACGCCGCCATCCCCATCGGCAACTCCAGTTGGCTGCAGGCGGCAAACAAGTCAGCCGTGCGCTTTTACACCGATGCCCCTTTGGACCAACCCACTCCCCCGCAAGCGCTGCGCGTCAAAAACGGCTTCGCCCTGCTCGAACTGAGCCACTCCGGCCTCACCGAAACCTGGTATTACCAAGACGGCACCCAAGCCTGGCAGTCGTAA
- a CDS encoding YheT family hydrolase, translated as MPLIESTYRAPWGCANGHVQSIVPALWRRVPAVPMERVRIATPDDDFIDLDCVREGSGRVAIISHGLEGNSRQPYVQGMARALVKRGWDVIAWNCRGCSGEMNRRLRFYHSGASEDLAVVVDHALANSSWRRVALVGFSLGGNMTLKYLGERGAAVDPRIHAAATFSVPCDLAASSVRLGHWSNRLYMERFMRTLRGKVLAKAVNYPAELDTTHLAAMRTFKNFDDRYTAPLHGFTSAEDYWHRSGSVKFLAAIRVRSLLVNAHDDPFLAGECFPGNIADASEHFHLETPRHGGHVGFITRGASGEYWSETRAAEFLETA; from the coding sequence ATGCCGCTGATTGAATCGACTTATCGGGCTCCCTGGGGGTGCGCCAATGGGCACGTGCAGTCGATCGTGCCCGCGTTGTGGCGACGAGTGCCGGCGGTGCCGATGGAGCGCGTGCGTATCGCCACGCCTGATGACGATTTTATCGACCTCGATTGCGTGCGCGAAGGCTCCGGGCGCGTGGCGATCATATCGCACGGACTCGAAGGCAATTCGCGACAGCCCTATGTGCAGGGCATGGCGCGGGCGTTGGTGAAACGTGGTTGGGATGTGATCGCGTGGAACTGCCGCGGATGCAGCGGCGAGATGAATCGTCGGCTGCGGTTTTACCACAGCGGCGCGAGCGAAGATCTCGCCGTGGTGGTCGATCACGCCTTGGCCAATTCCTCGTGGCGGCGCGTCGCGCTGGTCGGGTTCAGCCTCGGCGGCAACATGACGCTCAAATATCTCGGTGAGCGCGGCGCGGCGGTGGATCCGCGTATCCACGCCGCGGCGACATTTTCCGTGCCGTGCGATCTGGCGGCGAGTTCCGTGCGCCTCGGGCACTGGAGCAACCGCCTCTACATGGAGCGTTTCATGCGCACGCTACGCGGTAAAGTATTGGCCAAGGCCGTGAACTATCCGGCCGAGCTCGACACCACCCACCTCGCCGCCATGCGCACCTTCAAAAATTTCGACGATCGCTACACCGCCCCGTTGCACGGTTTCACCAGCGCGGAGGACTATTGGCACCGAAGCGGCAGTGTGAAGTTTCTCGCGGCGATCCGCGTCCGCAGCCTGCTCGTCAACGCCCACGACGATCCGTTTCTGGCGGGGGAGTGTTTCCCGGGAAACATTGCCGACGCGAGCGAGCACTTTCACCTCGAGACCCCGCGCCACGGCGGCCATGTGGGCTTCATCACGCGCGGTGCCAGCGGCGAATATTGGTCGGAAACCCGTGCGGCCGAGTTCCTGGAAACCGCTTGA